The following nucleotide sequence is from Pseudomonas sp. RC10.
TGGCGTTGGCCAGTGAGCAGAAATCACCGCCAGGGCAGCAGATGATGTCGGTCAGCAGGCCGATGTTCGGGGTCGCAAAGCCTTGCTCACGCAGCTCGCCCCACATCGCGAACAGTTGGCTCTGCTCGACGTCGGCCAGAATCACGTTCTGCTCGTGAGAGGTGCGCAATTGGCCGAAGCTGTAGCGGTCGGCCAGGTCGGCGATGCCGTCCAGCTGTTTGTCGGTGACGTCGCCCGGCGCCACGCCGGTGGATTTAAGCGACAGGGTCACGGCCGCGTAGCCCGGCTTTTTATGGGCCAGGACGTTTCGGGTGCGCCAGCGGGCGAAACCCGGGTGTTCCTTGTCGAGTTGAGCCAGCTCGGCGCTGAAATCAGACAGCGCTTTATATTCAGGGTCGACGAAGTGCTTGGCGATGCGATGCACTTCGGCTTCGGTCAGGGTGGTCTGGCCGCCGCGCAGGTGCGCCATTTCGGCCTCGACTTTTTCAGCGAAGACTTCAGGCGTCAGGGCCTTGACCAGAATCTTGATGCGAGCCTTGTACTTGTTGTCACGACGGCCATAGCGGTTGTACACGCGCAGGATGGCGTCAAGGTAGCTCAACAGGTCTTGCCACGGCAGGAATTCGTTGATGAACGCACCCACCACCGGTGTACGACCGAGGCCACCACCGACCAGCACGCGGAAGCCCAGCTCGCCCGCGGCGTTCTTGATCGGCTCCAGGCCGATGTCGTGCACTTCGATGGCGGCGCGGTCGGACGTCGAACCGTTGATCGCAATCTTGAACTTGCGCGGCAGGTAGGCGAATTCCGGGTGAAAGGTCGTCCACTGACGCACGATCTCGCACCATGGGCGCGGGTCAACCAGTTCATCGGCAGCGACGCCGGCAAATTGGTCCGTGGTGACGTTGCGCAGGCAGTTGCCGCTGGTCTGGATCGCGTGCATCTGCACGGTCGCCAGTTCGGCGAGGATGTCGGGAATG
It contains:
- a CDS encoding nitrite/sulfite reductase; translated protein: MYVYDEYDQRIVEDRVKQFRDQTRRYLAGELSEEEFRPLRLQNGLYIQRFAPMLRVAVPYGQLTSRQTRMLAKIARDYDKGYAHISTRQNVQFNWPALEDIPDILAELATVQMHAIQTSGNCLRNVTTDQFAGVAADELVDPRPWCEIVRQWTTFHPEFAYLPRKFKIAINGSTSDRAAIEVHDIGLEPIKNAAGELGFRVLVGGGLGRTPVVGAFINEFLPWQDLLSYLDAILRVYNRYGRRDNKYKARIKILVKALTPEVFAEKVEAEMAHLRGGQTTLTEAEVHRIAKHFVDPEYKALSDFSAELAQLDKEHPGFARWRTRNVLAHKKPGYAAVTLSLKSTGVAPGDVTDKQLDGIADLADRYSFGQLRTSHEQNVILADVEQSQLFAMWGELREQGFATPNIGLLTDIICCPGGDFCSLANAKSIPIAESIQRRFDDLDYLFDIGELDLNISGCMNACGHHHVGHIGILGVDKKGEEFYQVSLGGSASRDASLGKILGPSFAQDAMPDVIEKLINVYVEKRNEDERFIDTYQRIGIDPFKERVYAANH